One window of the Equus caballus isolate H_3958 breed thoroughbred chromosome 2, TB-T2T, whole genome shotgun sequence genome contains the following:
- the CDKN2C gene encoding cyclin-dependent kinase 4 inhibitor C, translated as MAEPWGNELASAAARGDLEQLTSLLQNNVNVNAQNGFGRTALQVMKLGNPEIARRLLLRGANPDLKDRTGFAVIHDAARAGFLDTLQTLLEFQADVNIEDNEGNLPLHLAAKEGHLPVVEFLVKHTASKVGHRNHKGDTACDLARLYRRNEIVSLMEGNRAEGAANLQ; from the exons ATGGCCGAGCCTTGGGGGAACGAGTTGGCGTCCGCAGCTGCCAGGGGGGACCTAGAGCAACTTACTAGTTTGTTGCAAAATAATGTAAACGTCAATGCACAAAATGGATTTGGAAGGACTGCGCTGCAG gtTATGAAACTTGGAAATCCCGAGATTGCCAGGAGACTACTACTCAGAGGTGCTAATCCCGATTTGAAAGACCGAACTGGTTTCGCTGTCATTCACGATGCAGCCAGAGCAGGTTTCCTGGACACTTTACAGACTTTGCTGGAGTTTCAAGCTGATGTTAACATCGAGGATAACGAAGGGAACCTGCCCTTGCACTTGGCTGCCAAAGAAGGCCACCTCCCAGTGGTGGAGTTCCTTGTGAAGCACACGGCCAGCAAAGTGGGGCATCGGAACCATAAGGGGGACACCGCTTGCGACCTGGCCAGGCTCTACCGGAGGAACGAGATCGTTAGCCTGATGGAGGGAAACCGGGCGGAGGGAGCTGCGAATCTGCAATGA